TGCTGTTCACAGCCAGAATGAGGAGTATGTGGCACCTCCCTCAACTAGTTACAATATTTAACTATTATTCTGAGACAGTTTGCTTGTCAATTCTTGTGCTAGATTTAAAATATGCAGATGTGGTAGACTATCCTGTGGCTGCTATGGCTTTTAGTTGAACTTTTGCTACCAAGATCATAGAGATACATTGTATTGCCATCTAGAAAATTTTGTCTCTACAGTGATTAAGGTTCTAGCTTATCCAAGGTTCTGATCGCTCATATAATCCATTTTGGTCACATGTTTTACAGCAAATGACCTGtgattaattatttagatttatGGAAAAACGAattcaaactatattttaatatttttccttttctcttgctAATTTTGCTAGTATTATCATGATGCTAGAGGATCTGATACCTTCAGTTACTTGTTAACCTGGCAGGATTGAAGTCAACTTTGGGCAGAGAGAATTTGCCTTTGATCTTAAGGCAAGATATCCATTCTTTTGATTCTTTCTTATggaccttcttctttttttggttaagTGGGTTTGCAAAAATCTTCTTCTCTGTGCAAGGTCATTGCTCGAGCTTGGGAAGGTCAAGTTGTTTTGTATGGAAGGAAATAAAGTTTAATGGACAGCCTTCACTTTCCAAGAAGTGATATGATTCGATAGTCATAGATTTTTTCACTTTGGGTTTGCTTATATAATTCTCTTGGTGAATGGTTTCCTTATCACCTGGATTAGTTGTCTGaaactttttttctaaaacagcATCTACAGATTTAACAAATTTACACAAGTTCTTGATATTATTGATGCgtccttgtgtttttctttgtatCCTTGCTTAGGAATATGAAAGACAAGAAGCTATGAAGCAAAAATCGACAGTTGACAAAATATCTTTACCGCCAAATATTAGTTATGGGTAAGTCTATGTTATTTTTGAGtctcttttatataaattagtTTCTGCTTTGAGTTGGTGTAACTTGCAATATCCTCGTAATTGAAACTACATTTACCTAAAATATGATGTCTGCACCTCAACAACGGAAGAGTCGGGTGGaaatttatagtaaaaataatggATCAAGGCAAGCTGTTCCTCTTTTTTATCTCTTGTTTTCTTCAgctcctctctctcttcttccaaTATTTAATCTTGTTCATCTGAAATTTTTCACCTCGGGTTTTGTGATGGGGCAGGGCTGCAGTAGGTCttgctttaaaatcttataaaacaacaaaaaagaggTTTTAGAAGTATGAAAAAGCCCTTTGGTGTATTTAGAAATAATAGTAAACTTGCTAATTTAAATAACAGTACTTGATCTTGCAAGTCAGCTATCATTAATCATCATTATTTCTGTATACTTCAgttaatattagtttttattgCATGGGCAGACTTGTTCGCTCCTACTTATTACACTACGGCTATGAAGAGACACTCAATGCTTTTGATGTGGCTAGTAAAAGTACTATCCCTCCGATATGTATAGCTCAAGAAAATGGTTCTGGTGAACAGGACACTGCATATGCTTTAACACACAGAAAAACTCTTCGACAGGTATGAAATTGTTGGTGATGGGTGTTTATATTCAATTAATAGTTCACATTGGCGGGCATCGAACTTTAGGCATGGTGTATATGATAAATGTAAGTGGTGTTATGTATGAGTAAGATGCTGGTAAACCCTTTGTTGTACGGAATATGTGTTTCTGTGTGTAATACTTGGAGGTTCCTgtctttttttggttaaaagcTCATCAGCGTCTTTAGAGCTTCCCTTGGATTCGATGTATTGATATCTAGTGGTGATAGGGCTTATGAGCCCCTGAATGATGCATTCATTCCCATATCATTTTATGAGTTCACTGGGCGCCTCTCGTTTTCTCAATGATTCTCTAATGTGCATCCCATCTTTGATGCTCCAcccttttaaattcttttaggAATATATTGGTTAAAGAAGTGTTTCTGAAATGCACAAGCATTGCAGAATGGTGCTAAGCTTAGTTGGGGTAGGATCTGCAGGGCTTCAGTGAATGCAATGCCTATGTGTTAATTTAGCCTTGTTATTCAGGAGGAGTAGATTTGTGTGTGTTTCATGTGCAGGTAATGTAATGACCGAGAGAGATGTGTAGTGATGGATGCTGGTAACAGCTAATTAATAACTTAATCAGGCTTTTATAGTACAGAAGTTGTACTTATTTGGATAATATATTCCATGGGTGTACAGTTGGAAAACTTAAGGATGATTGCTTGGTGCAATTCTAAAAGTATTGGGCTTGCACCCGCAACATTGTAGGTTTGAGTCTTGAGATCAGCCACTTGTAcaaaaatgttgaaggattaagTTAGTAGTCATATACTCTGCTATGGTGGTCATAATTAAGTTTGAGAAGATCTGATATGTTAGATTACATCCCATATGGCGTCTTTTGTGAATTAGTTGAACTGTCATGATCATCATTCTTCTGGCTATTAGTATTCACATTCTTCAATCTGTGTTGATGCTTGTAATATTTCTGTgctatttgaattatttttatttattgtttattttcttctttttgaataTGAGATTTGTTTTTGCTGACTTTTTTCTCCATTGAAGCTAATCAGAAATGGTGAGATTGACACTGCACTCAGTAATCTTCGTGATTGGTATCCCCAGATAATGCAGGTGAACACCATCTACAGTGCAGTTGCTGTTTTTAgtctcatgtttttatttacttgGTACATAATATGTAGAGGACTTTGACATTCAAGGTTTCattgtgatttttctgtaatcAATATATGTACCGACAACCATTAAGCGTGTACGCACCTCTTAATCTAATTCCTGCTTCAAATAATCATCTAGATgacccatttttttaatttactactactactactactactactactactactacgaTTTGGTATTATCCTGTTAAATAGGGACCGTCACGATACCTTTGTGACAGCTTGGCTCGCAGCTGTGtcataattgttattataaataGTGGCCCACGATACCTTTTTGACAGCTTGGCTTGCAACTGTGTCATAATTGTTGCATGGTCCATCACCTCCAGTTGGGTTTGGAGTTAGATCGGAAGAGCACTGTCCCCAGTAGGGAAGGATGGGGCCTATCAACCTTGAGTCAAATTTGTTTTCGGAACAGTTTAGGACCCTCTCTTCACTAGTCTACCCACCCTCCCCTGTCCTCCCATATCACAACTTTGTGTGTTATTGTTGCCTGTTTGGCAATTACGTAGAAGCATTGTATGACTTTCTTCCTGAATGGATGCTAGATGAGTTGATATTTCCCTCGTGATTGGCGGACCGTACTATGATTTGTCCTCTATTGGTTGTTTTCGTATCTTGTGTGACCATCTGTAGATTACTGAGGGAATTTCACACAACTGTTGCCAAAATAGCAGCAAGGTCTCCTCATCTGGTTTGTTTCTTGAGGACTAAAAGTGTTTCCAATTAAATTGGTAGTTCTTGAGAATAAAAGTCACATCATGAACTTTAAAGCTACCTTTATTTCTGTTCTTTAACAAAATTGTTAAATTGGATTGTTGGTGCTGGATACCAGATGACAGTGACATCATTATTACGAGTCCATGTATATGAACCTGCATTTGTTCTCATTTTTGTCGACACATGTTTAAAATTAGGATGTTCAATCGTCATCAAGCAATAAATTTAATTGTGAGTtcaaagttttgttttctttcacctAGAATTTAACAAAATTGATGATGATCAGCTTTTCCACTCTTAATGCTTGATGTGATCAATATCTTAAATAATGTGAGCTGTGACAGGGTTTTTCTTGTGCAGGATGAAAAATCAGCTGCTTGCTTTTTGCTTCACAgtcaaaaatttattgaattagtccgggtatatgtttttttccctGTTTAGTTTGCTTTAGtcacttttttttctccaataaaGGAAATCTTTAATTCGTGGTGATGAATATGGACTTGCTACAAGTTATTTTCTGAAAGTTGCTTCAGCATATCTAGAAACTTGATTCtggcttttttaaaaaaataataataatgaattgcTTATATGCATGGCAGTCTGTACATGCATGCTGTTGTCAATTAGTGTTCCTTGTATAGCTCACGATTAATTTCACCATGGTAATTGTCAACTGTTCTTCTGCATGATCAGGAAATCATGACTTTTGAGTACTTAACTGAATATCTAGTCATGAAAACTTATTTAATGTATGTAGGTTGGGGCACTAGGGGATGCTGTCACGTATGGAAGGATTGAATTAGCAAAGTTCTTTAAGCTGCCCCTGTTTGATGATCTAGTTCGGGTACTCAAACTTTCTTTCATGCActgtctctttttttgttttgtttttgtctagGAGTATTTTACTACTTCTCATATAatgagagaggaaagaaaattgTGCCCATCTTCCTAATGTCTAATGATGTCTTCTGTCTCATGGTACCGAGTCAGTTGCTAAATCTGTCTGATATTCCCATGCTTTTGCAGGATTGTGTGGCCTTACTGGCATATGAACAGCCACAAAAGTGCTCAGCTGGGTATCTTCTTGAGGATTCACAGCGTGAGATTGTGGCTGATGCTGTAAACGCCATGATTTTATTAACAGATCCCAATGTGAAGGATTCACAAAGCTGCTTGCGATCACATCTGGAGAGGTTGCTCAGACAGCTTACAGTTTGCTGCTTGGAGAGAAGGTCCTTTAATGGGGATCAGGGTGAAGTTTTCCACCTGCATAGAGTGCTTTAAAAGTGGGGAGAGGGCCAGGTGCCAACTCGtatatttcttcattttggCGCACCGTTCGCATGGGTAGTTGGCTTTCCCTCGCTGCGATTCAAGTGATCTGATTGGTCAAAGTGTCAGTATACCTGCTAGATGGCCTCTCGATGCTTGACTGATGCAATAATCAGATGCTGTGGGGATTCTCTACTCGCAAATTTAAACTGGGATGCAAAACTTTAATCACGCTATAAACTGTTGTCTCCATGCCTGCAGTCAGATTTCACCCAGAAGGTGTTGCTCGGGCTTTACTGTAAATAAGTTGACATACAAATGCACAATTTGTTCAAGATTTGATTCTAAAGAAGACGCTGATGGTCTTTTCATGGGAAAGGTAAAGTGATGCTACCATATGGTAATTaccaaagggttttttttttttttttaattttttatcagggggtttttaaaattaatttttatttaaaaatatatcaaaataattttaatttttttttttaatatcaacctaGTAAAATTAtcgaaaatactaaaaaaaactgaaaaaacatcaCATTGATGTTTCAAATTGATGCTTCAGCCTATCTTAATTCTGAAACATGCTTGCGAAATCAGTTCTATGAAATGAGAGTGTGTGGAAGAAAGTCTCCAAAACTTCAAATCtgtttttcatgtttcaagAGCAGCTTAAATCATCGCTTTAGAAGCCAACTCCCTTGTGATTTTAAATGTTCGTTACTTCGTTTCAGTTTTCCAACGCACTCTCTGTATGGAGAACAAAATATTTCACCATGgttggttgaaaaaataaacgTGAAAACTTGCAGATAGATATGAAACTAAATTTCACGAATCAAAAACCAACCGAATTCagtgtatttatttaaaaaaaaaaaacaaagcttagtctaGTTCCTATCTGCGAGGCTACTCGTTTAAATGCTATAAAATGTTGATGATAAATGTAGTTTGCAAAACGATTGTGTTGTGCATTTCCAGGATTCCCACTTCAAATTTAGGGATGAGCAACTTCCTCCTAATTTCTCTCAATTTTCCCACTTCAAATTCCTGAATGTCATATTCGCGGCATTCAAAACTCTTACGAACTGATTTCCGCATCCAGATTCATTTAGAAAGAACATcaaaacattcaaaataaatattcctcAAATGACATTGGTGATGACCAAAAACATGCTTACATGGAAAGCTGAAAATAAAAGAGGAGCAACTCTTATTAGATATAGTTGGCCAGCTATGCTTCTTCTTTGCTGCAGGCTACTCTTCTAATTCTCTCTTAACCTGTGACTGAATAACGAAGAAACAATATAGAACAGTCAGAGGCTGTTTAACATTGGATTTACTTGCATGGTGCTGTCCTAGCAATGGCCCGGATGGCTCAAAACATATCATTTGtccaaaaaatagattttttcatGGTAAATCTCGTTTAACACCGCTGGTGTGAT
This genomic interval from Populus nigra chromosome 11, ddPopNigr1.1, whole genome shotgun sequence contains the following:
- the LOC133668473 gene encoding ran-binding protein M homolog isoform X2, with translation MSSTTTTTTSPTTNSTAINSNSKNGSNQDPGSYFIDVARQYSSPIGGETELEPKELNTLNSSGGFLVVSTDKLSVKYPSVNLHGHDVGVIQADKPVPDKRLVYYFEIFVKNAGAKGQIAIGFTSQGFKMRRQPGWEANSCGYHGDDGNLYSGHGKGEAFGPTFTTNDTVGAGINYASQEFFFTKNGAVVGGVYKEIKGPLFPTVAVHSQNEEIEVNFGQREFAFDLKEYERQEAMKQKSTVDKISLPPNISYGLVRSYLLHYGYEETLNAFDVASKSTIPPICIAQENGSGEQDTAYALTHRKTLRQLIRNGEIDTALSNLRDWYPQIMQDEKSAACFLLHSQKFIELVRDCVALLAYEQPQKCSAGYLLEDSQREIVADAVNAMILLTDPNVKDSQSCLRSHLERLLRQLTVCCLERRSFNGDQGEVFHLHRVL
- the LOC133668473 gene encoding ran-binding protein M homolog isoform X1; amino-acid sequence: MSSTTTTTTSPTTNSTAINSNSKNGSNQDPGSYFIDVARQYSSPIGGETELEPKELNTLNSSGGFLVVSTDKLSVKYPSVNLHGHDVGVIQADKPVPDKRLVYYFEIFVKNAGAKGQIAIGFTSQGFKMRRQPGWEANSCGYHGDDGNLYSGHGKGEAFGPTFTTNDTVGAGINYASQEFFFTKNGAVVGGVYKEIKGPLFPTVAVHSQNEEIEVNFGQREFAFDLKEYERQEAMKQKSTVDKISLPPNISYGLVRSYLLHYGYEETLNAFDVASKSTIPPICIAQENGSGEQDTAYALTHRKTLRQLIRNGEIDTALSNLRDWYPQIMQDEKSAACFLLHSQKFIELVRVGALGDAVTYGRIELAKFFKLPLFDDLVRDCVALLAYEQPQKCSAGYLLEDSQREIVADAVNAMILLTDPNVKDSQSCLRSHLERLLRQLTVCCLERRSFNGDQGEVFHLHRVL